In Manis pentadactyla isolate mManPen7 chromosome 3, mManPen7.hap1, whole genome shotgun sequence, a single window of DNA contains:
- the FABP5 gene encoding fatty acid-binding protein 5 yields the protein MATIQEFVGRWRLVESKGFDEYMKEVGVGMALRKVGAMAKPDCIITSDGKNLTIKTESTLKTSQFSCNLGEKFEETTADGRKTQTVCNFANGALVQHQEWDGKESIITRKLQDGKLVVECIMNNITCTRVYEKVE from the exons ATGGCCACCATTCAGGAGTTCGTAGGAAGATGGCGCTTAGTGGAGAGCAAAGGCTTCGACGAATACATGAAGGAAGTAG GAGTGGGAATGGCTCTGCGAAAAGTAGGTGCAATGGCCAAACCAGATTGTATCATCACTTCTGATGGCAAAAACCtcaccataaaaactgagagCACTTTGAAAACATCACAGTTTTCTTGTAACCTGGGAGAGAAGTTTGAAGAAACTACAGCTGATGGCAGAAAAACTCAG ACTGTCTGCAACTTTGCAAATGGTGCATTGGTTCAACATCAGGAATGGGATGGAAAGGAAAGCATAATAACAAGAAAACTGCAAGATGGGAAATTAGTGGTG GAATGCATCATGAACAATATCACCTGTACTCGGGTCTATGAAAAAGTAGAGTAA